The region GCAAAATTTCAAGCTGAGGGATGATATTAATAATGAGATTGACGGCTATAATACATCCGATTTGATGGCAGGTTACCGATTCAGTTGCGGAAAATTTAATTTAGGAATTCAGAATATCTTCAATACAGATTATCAGACAATCTGGAGCAAGCGTTCCCAGGTGTTATATTCTTCATACGGACTTCCTGAATTGTTCAACTATAAAGGAAGAGGAAGAACATATAATCTTTCCTATACTTTTGAATTTTAATTCTATATAAAATAAAAAACAGACTTCTTTACCGGGAAGTCTGTTTTTTTTTGAGTTGATCATGTAATTTTTAATTACGAAAATACTGTCTTACATCCGCTGAATCAAAGGTGTAATCTGCCTGATTTTCTGATTTGTCTAATTTTTTGCTGATCGTTAAAGCCCATAAAACAACTTCTTTGCAGAAGTTTTGATCTTCTTTACTCAATTCAGAGGCGTTTTCTTCAACAACTGTTGTAAGTGGTTGTATCTTATTCAGTTTAGCATAGAATTCCTTATCCGTATCTGCATAATTTAGCTCCAGCTGATTCTTAGAAAACCATTGAATCAAGTCTGTGTATGGAGTTTTAATGCCCTCTTTTTCCAATTTTGAAATACGCGGGAAAATATCCTCAAACAACCTCATAATAGCCTGATCGATCAGAATTTTAGCGACATGATCTGCACCTTCCTGTTCTCCTTCATATACCAGTTCTATTTTTCCGGTAATGGAAGGAATAATAGACATGAAATCTAAAAGACGGACGCCTGTTTTTTCTGAACCGGTTTCCAAAAGACGTAATTTAGCTGCTGCAAAAAGATTTTCCATAGCACTGATCGTCAGTCTTGCACTCACTCCGCTTTTTGCATCTACATATTCACTGTCTCTGGCCACAAAAGCGACTTCTTCCAAAAGATTTTTTGCCAAATTGGAGATCTGAATTTTGTCCCGGTCTTCTGAAGAAATTAAAGCTTCCTGTTCAGTAATTTGTTTGGCAAGCTCAACAGTTTTCGGATAATGAGTGAAGATTTGAGAACCGATTCTGTCTTTTAAAGGTGTTACAATGCTTCCTCTGTTAGTATAATCTTCAGGGTTTGCAGTAAATACAAACTGAATATCCAAAGGCATTCTCAACTGAAAACCTCTGATCTGAATATCTCCTTCCTGTAAAATATTAAACAAAGAAACCTGAATTCTGGCCTGCAGATCGGGTAATTCATTCAAGACAAAAATCGAGCGGTTGGCTCTTGGAATCATTCCATAATGCAAAACTCTTTCGTCAGAATAAGGTAATTTTAAAGTCGCTGCTTTAATAGGATCGATGTCTCCAATTAAATCTGCAATATTTACATCAGGAGTTGCCAGTTTTTCAAAAAACCGGTCTGAACGGTGAACCCATGAAATCGGTGTTTCATCACCAAGTTCCGCAATCAGGTGTCTCGCATATTTTGAAATCGGCTGAAACGGACTGTCGTTAATTTCAGAACCTTTTACTATCGGCATATATTCATCCAGAAGATTTACCATGCTTCTGGCAATTCTTGTTTTTGCCTGTCCGCGCAATCCCAAAAGATTAATGTGATGACCTGCCAGAATTGCTTTTTTCAATTGCGGAATCACGGTGTCTTCATAGCCGTAAAGTCCTTCAAAAACAGGTTCTTTTGCTTTGATTTTAGCAATTAAATTAGCCTGAATTTCCTGATTGATGGTTCTGTCTATATATCCTGATTTTTTTAGTTCTTTAAATGTTGTATCTTTTTTCATTTGTTTAATGATATAATGTTTTATATAGCAGTATTAATTAACGTCCTAATTAGATTTAACTAACTGTTTATTTTGGTTTGTAAAGACGATTAACTTTTATCTTTTTCCTTTTTCCTTGGCTCTTTTAAATCCTTTTAATTCTATTCTTTTCGTAATCTTCAAAAATCATCTGTCCTAATCCAGAAAGTCCTGTAAGGAAAGCTTTTCCTTTGTTTTGAGCGGTAAAGATCTCAACAAATTTTCGGAGATAAGGATCCTGTGCAATCATAAAGGTAGTGATCGGAATTTTCAGTTTTCTTGCCTGTGCTGCTTTATGAAGACATTCGGAAACAATTCTTTCATCGAGTCCTACGCTGTTCATATAGTATTCCCCATTCGGTAATTTTAGGCAGCTTGGTTTTCCGTCGGTAATCACGAAGATTTGCTTGTTGGTGTTTCTTTTTCTTCTAAGAATATCCATTGCCAATTCCAATCCGGCTACCGTATTCGTATGATAAGGTCCAACCTGTAAATAGGGAAGGTCTTTAATTTTAATTGGCCATGCTTCATTTCCGAAAACAATAATATCAATGGAATCTTTTGGATATTTTCGTTTAATTAATTCCACCAAAGCCATAGCGACTTTTTTCGCAGGAGTAATCCGGTCTTCACCATACAGAATCATGGAATGACTGATGTCTATCATCAAAACCGTGCTCATCTGAGCTTTATGTTTAGTTTCTTCTACGATGAGGTCGTCTTCTGTCATTCTGAGATCGGAAATCCCGTTGTTGATCTGAGCGTTTTTCAGGCTTTCAGTCATATTTACTGCTGATAAATCATCTCCGTATTGGAAATTCCGGTTTTCTCCGTCACGTTCATCCCCGATTCCCGTTTTGTTAGTACGGTGATTTCCTACACCACTTTTCTGGAGTTTTCCGAAAATCTGATCCAGGGCATATTCACGAAGAGCAGCTTCCAGCTTGGCAGTCAGTACATTTTTACCTTCTCCGGTTCCGGAATTGCCGTCTTCAGGATCTTCCGCTTTGATATAGCCACGTTTTTTGAGATCTTCTTCAAAATCTTCACGGGTATATTCATCATCGAAAATATTGTATTCTCTGTCGAGCATATCGAGCCATTCAAAAGCTTCCTCAAGATCGCCGGAAGTGTGGATGAGCAAATCTCTGAATACATCGAAAACCCTGTCGAAATTGGAAATTTCCTCCGGAACATGCTTACTGAAAGTAAAACCCTGATGAACATTAAAACTTTTATTTGTCATGAGGTTGTTCTTGTATTTAAAAGATACAAGTTAGGAAAATATTATAAGAAGAATAGTGCCTGGAAAATAGAAAATGTTAATGATGCTTATAAAACATTTAAAATGATTTTAAGAGAAATAATATTTCATTTAAGAATATATTTTTCGTTTCTTTTCGGAACGCAGTATCTTTGCAACCATATTTACAGCTATGAAAGATTTAATGGGCCGTGCAATTTGGGATTTTTATTATGATGAAGATCCAAAAGATTTGCAGACTGAAACTTCAATTTCTGAACTGGACGAGCTTCCGGTGGATTATCTTTTCCGTGATTTTGAAGATATGAATGATATTGAACAAAAAGCTTTAGAACTGTCCAAAGGAAAAGTTTTGGATATTGGAGCTGGAGCGGGTTCGCATTCTTTATACCTTCAAAATGAAAGGAATCTTGAGGTGACCGCATTGGATATTTCACCTAAATCGATTGAAGTCTGCAAACTGAGAGGAATTCAAAAAGCGGTTGCTGAAAATGTACTTCATTTTTCCGGAGAAACTTTCGACACGATTCTGTTGCTAATGAACGGAACAGGGATTTTCCAGAGCCTTAACGTAATTGATATTTATCTTAAAAAGCTTTATTCTTTATTAAATGAAAAAGGGCAGATTCTGATCGACAGTACGGATATTCTCTATATGTTTGACCGCGATGAAGATGGCGGAGTTTATATTCCGGCAGAAGGATATTATGGTGAATTGGATTATATTGTTCATTACAAAGGAGAGTCGGAAGATCCAATCAAATGGCTGTACCTGGATTTCAATACCTTGAAAAATGCAGCTGAAAATAACGGTTTTAAAATTGAGAAAATTTTACAGGATGAAGATGCTTATCTGGCGAGACTGACTAAAAAATAATGATTAGATGCTTCGACAGGCTCAGCATGACACCGCGAATTTCAACCATTTTATAATATCATATTTATACTTTATATGCAAATGGTATTAGAGATGTCATGCTGAGCCTGTCGAAGCATCCTTTAAAACATAAAAAAACAAAAAATCCACATGAATTTCATGTGGATTTCTTTATATGGAATATTAAAGATTATCCAATCTCAATACCGTTTTCAACATTGCTGTCATCCGGTGTTACGAAAGATAATTTTCCGTCCGGTTTTGTTGTTAGTAGCAACATTCCCTGAGATTCAATTCCTCTGATTTTTCTTGGAGCAAGATTTAATAAAATCATGACTTGTTTCCCAATAACCTCTTCTGGAGTAAAGCTTTCTGCAATTCCTGAAACCACAGTTCTTACATCAACACCTGTATCCACAGTAAGTTTTAGTAATTTATCTGCTTTTTCAACTTTTTCAGCTTCTAAAATAGTAGCTGTTCTTAAGTCTATTTTCGTAAAATCATCAAAAGTGATTTCTTCTTTCATAGGGTTTGCTTTAGGGTTTGTTTTTTTATTGTTTTGCTTTGTGTCTTCAAGCTTTTGGATTTGAGCTTCGATGACATCATCTTCAATTTTTGAGAAAAGAAGAGAAGCTTCGTTGATTTTGTGACCTGTTTCAATTAAAACGGATTTTGTTTCAACATCATTCCAGTCTGATTTCTGTACATTGAACATTTTCAATAGTTTATCAGAACTAAAAGGCATGAATGGTTCACACAGTTGAGCTAAAGCAACTGCAATCTGAGCTCCAACAAATAAAGACTGAGCTGCTTTTTCAGGATTGTCTTTAATGGTTTTCCAAGGTTCTTCTGTCTGAAGATACTGATTTCCGAAACGAGCCAAATTCATCAAAGCGGTCAGAGAATTTCTGAATTCATAATTTTCTAAGAACCCTGAAATTTCTTTTGCTGCTTTGTTGATTTCCTTTAATTCAGGACTGTTCACATCGCCTTGAGGAATAACTCCGTCATAATATTTATGAATCAAAACAGCAACTCTATTGATAAAGTTTCCAAAAATTCCAACTAACTCAGAGTTATTCTTTGTCTGGAAATCCTTCCAGGTAAAGTTATTATCTTTTGTTTCCGGAGCTGATGAAAGAAGAGCGTATCTTAAAACATCCTGTTGTCCCGGGAAATCTTCTACATATTCGTGTGCCCAAACCGCCCAGTTTCTTGAAGTTGAAATTTTATCATTCTCAAGATTCAGGAATTCAAATGCAGGAACATTTTTCGGCATAATATAATCTCCGTGAGCTTTCATCATCGAAGGGAAAATAATACAGTGGAACACAATATTATCTTTTCCGATAAAGTGAACCAAATCAGAATTTTCGCTTTGCCAGTAATCTTTCCAGTCTTTTCCGTTTTTCTCAGCCCATTCTTTAGTGAAAGAAATATAGCCGATTGGCGCATCAAACCATACATAAAGCACTTTTCCTTCTGCACCCGGAAGTGGAACAGGAACTCCCCAGTTCAGATCTCGGGTCATGGCACGAGGTTTCAGCCCGTCATTTAACCAGGATTTTACCTGTCCGTAAACATTGGGTTTCCAGTCGTCTTTATGGCCTTCAATGATCCATTCATTCAGGAAGTCTTCGTATTCGTTTAATGGAAGATACCAGTTTTTTGTTTCTTTTAAGATAGGAACATTTCCACTTAGCATAGATTTAGGATTGATCAGTTCTGATGGAGAAAGGGTAGAACCGCATTTTTCACACTGATCTCCGTAAGCGTTTTCGTTGCCACAGTTCGGACAAGTTCCCACGATGTATCGATCTGCGAGGAATTCTCCTGCCTGTTCATCAAAATACTGCTCGGATAATTCTTCTGTAAATTTTCCTTTTTCATAAAGAACCTTAAAGAAATCCTGACTGGTTTCGTAATGGTTTTTAGAGGTTGTTCTAGAATATTCATCAAAAGAAATCCCTAAGTCTGAAAAAGATTTTTTAATGATTTCGTGGTATTTATCAACGATATCCTGAGGGGTAACCCCTTCTTTTTTAGCTCTTATGGTAATAGGAATTCCGTGCTCATCTGATCCACAGATAAACGCTACATCTTTTCCTAATCTTCTCTGAAATCTTGCGTAAACATCCGCAGGAATATAGACACCTGCCAAATGTCCTATATGAACCGGTCCGTTTGCATAAGGCAAAGCTGCCGTAATCATCTTTCTGTTTGACATTTAATAGTAAAGTTTAGTTGCAAAGATACTGATTATCTCTGAAAATTATAATCTGTACTTTTTTTTATAGTTTTATATATTAATTATACGTTAAACCTATATATTTTGTTAAACGTTTGTTTAACTTTTTGCTATACTTTGGAATGTATTATGTTTTGCATATTATCTTTTAATGATTTGATATATAATATACTAGCTTTTTTTAGGGTTTTAATATAAATAATTTTATTTAAATTTTTTGTTAATTTTATGATAATTATAAAATTTTTATAAATTGCAAGACAGGTTTTATGCCTTTAAACTATAAAACGAAACTATATAAAAGATAAGATTGTGAAAAACTTTACAACAGTATTAAAAATTGCGCCTGCATTTTTATTGGCAAGTTCCATGATTCATGCGCAGACCAAAGACTCTACAACCAAAGAGAAAAAAATCGAGGAGGTTGTTTTGATCGGGTATGGTAAGCAAAAGAAATCTGATCTTACAGGATCTATTACAGCTGTCTCTGAGAAAGACTTCAATAAAGGGGCAATCGTTTCCGCGGATCAGTTAATTGCAGGTAAGGCTCCTGGTGTAAGAATTACAAATGCGGGAGGTTCACCAGATTCTGCCCCGAATATTAGAATAAGGGGAGGTTCTTCATTTAGTGCTAATAATAATCCTTTAATTGTAATTGATGGTGTTCCTTTGGATACAAATAATCCTGCCGGGGTTGGAAATCCATTGAATCTGATAAATCCAAACGATATTGAATCTTTTTCAATATTGAAAGACGCTTCTGCTACTGCGATTTATGGAAACAGAGGATCTAATGGAGTTATTATTATCAAAACAAAAAGAGGAGGAGGTAAACTTAAGATAAATTTAAGCACTAATGTCTCTGTGGGTACCGTAACAAGGTATATTGATGTTATGAATGCCAATGAGTTTACGAACTTTATTAATCAAAATTATCCTAACTACAACTATTTATTAGGAGTTGGTGGAAATTCAGCAAATCCGACACAATCTGGAACGATTTATAACACGGATTGGCAAAAGGCTATTTATAGAAATTCTGTTTCTTCGGATAACAACTTAAACGTTTCAGGTAGCCTATTTAATAAAATTCCGGTAAGATTATCCGTAGGTTATAATAGGACTGAAGGTGTTATAAAAACCAGTGATTATGAAAGATTTTCAACAGGCTTAAATATTACTCCTACTTTTTTCGATAATCACTTAAAAATTGATTTTAGTTTAAAAGGACTATTCTCAAAACTTAACGCAATTGATGACGGGGGAGCGATCGGAGGAGCAATAAATATGAACCCGACCCTTCCTATTTATCAGTCCCAGACAGGTTTAACGGGAGATCCTTTTGATAGATTCGGCGGATATTATCAAAATACGGTTTTAAAAGGAAATCAATATTTAATTCAGGGGCAGAGTAATCCTTTAGCGATTCTAATGCAGAGACAATCTCCGCAAAAAATTTCTAAATTTTTAGGTAATGCGGAAATTAATTATAAATTTCATTTTTTACCTGATTTGAGGGCTATTGTTAACTTAGGTTTAGAAGCTTCAAGATCCAACTTAAGAACAGTTTATTCTGACAATGCTGTTGCAACCTATAGAAATCCACAAAATTCTATAGCTCCAAATGATTATGTATTTAGTCCTGGAGTAGATTATGCGGAACATCAAAATATTGTAAATCAGACGATGGATGCCTATTTGGTTTATGAAAAAAAATATTCAGGTTTCCTTTCTCATTTCTTAGTACAAGGGGGATATTCTTATCAGAATTTTAAAAATGACGGTTACAAAGATCAATATAGATATGATGATGTGACAGGTTTGAGAGTTCCAAATCCAGGAACAGCTTTAAATCCTAATAACAGATATTATAATGTATTGAACCTGCAATCATTTTTAGGAAGAGCAAATATTGATTTCTATGATAAATATTTATTTACACTAAACTTTAGAGCAGATGCTTCTTCATTATTTCAGAAAGGTGAAAGATGGGGGTATTTTCCAGGTGCCGGATTTGCTTGGAAAGTCAATAAAGATTTCTTCAATGATTCTCAAAATGTTAAAGATCTTAAGTTGAGATTAGGATGGGGAAGAACCGGTAACGCCGATATTGTAGGAGTTGCAGGATTTTATCCGTCGAGCCCTTATTTTTCGATCGGAGGGTCAAACTCTCAATATTTTCCAGGAATTGGGACTTATAGTGCTTTACCATTTAATCCTGGTTTAACTTGGGAAACTAC is a window of Candidatus Chryseobacterium colombiense DNA encoding:
- a CDS encoding VWA domain-containing protein, with translation MTNKSFNVHQGFTFSKHVPEEISNFDRVFDVFRDLLIHTSGDLEEAFEWLDMLDREYNIFDDEYTREDFEEDLKKRGYIKAEDPEDGNSGTGEGKNVLTAKLEAALREYALDQIFGKLQKSGVGNHRTNKTGIGDERDGENRNFQYGDDLSAVNMTESLKNAQINNGISDLRMTEDDLIVEETKHKAQMSTVLMIDISHSMILYGEDRITPAKKVAMALVELIKRKYPKDSIDIIVFGNEAWPIKIKDLPYLQVGPYHTNTVAGLELAMDILRRKRNTNKQIFVITDGKPSCLKLPNGEYYMNSVGLDERIVSECLHKAAQARKLKIPITTFMIAQDPYLRKFVEIFTAQNKGKAFLTGLSGLGQMIFEDYEKNRIKRI
- a CDS encoding sigma 54-interacting transcriptional regulator, which gives rise to MKKDTTFKELKKSGYIDRTINQEIQANLIAKIKAKEPVFEGLYGYEDTVIPQLKKAILAGHHINLLGLRGQAKTRIARSMVNLLDEYMPIVKGSEINDSPFQPISKYARHLIAELGDETPISWVHRSDRFFEKLATPDVNIADLIGDIDPIKAATLKLPYSDERVLHYGMIPRANRSIFVLNELPDLQARIQVSLFNILQEGDIQIRGFQLRMPLDIQFVFTANPEDYTNRGSIVTPLKDRIGSQIFTHYPKTVELAKQITEQEALISSEDRDKIQISNLAKNLLEEVAFVARDSEYVDAKSGVSARLTISAMENLFAAAKLRLLETGSEKTGVRLLDFMSIIPSITGKIELVYEGEQEGADHVAKILIDQAIMRLFEDIFPRISKLEKEGIKTPYTDLIQWFSKNQLELNYADTDKEFYAKLNKIQPLTTVVEENASELSKEDQNFCKEVVLWALTISKKLDKSENQADYTFDSADVRQYFRN
- the metG gene encoding methionine--tRNA ligase, producing MSNRKMITAALPYANGPVHIGHLAGVYIPADVYARFQRRLGKDVAFICGSDEHGIPITIRAKKEGVTPQDIVDKYHEIIKKSFSDLGISFDEYSRTTSKNHYETSQDFFKVLYEKGKFTEELSEQYFDEQAGEFLADRYIVGTCPNCGNENAYGDQCEKCGSTLSPSELINPKSMLSGNVPILKETKNWYLPLNEYEDFLNEWIIEGHKDDWKPNVYGQVKSWLNDGLKPRAMTRDLNWGVPVPLPGAEGKVLYVWFDAPIGYISFTKEWAEKNGKDWKDYWQSENSDLVHFIGKDNIVFHCIIFPSMMKAHGDYIMPKNVPAFEFLNLENDKISTSRNWAVWAHEYVEDFPGQQDVLRYALLSSAPETKDNNFTWKDFQTKNNSELVGIFGNFINRVAVLIHKYYDGVIPQGDVNSPELKEINKAAKEISGFLENYEFRNSLTALMNLARFGNQYLQTEEPWKTIKDNPEKAAQSLFVGAQIAVALAQLCEPFMPFSSDKLLKMFNVQKSDWNDVETKSVLIETGHKINEASLLFSKIEDDVIEAQIQKLEDTKQNNKKTNPKANPMKEEITFDDFTKIDLRTATILEAEKVEKADKLLKLTVDTGVDVRTVVSGIAESFTPEEVIGKQVMILLNLAPRKIRGIESQGMLLLTTKPDGKLSFVTPDDSNVENGIEIG
- a CDS encoding SusC/RagA family TonB-linked outer membrane protein; this encodes MKNFTTVLKIAPAFLLASSMIHAQTKDSTTKEKKIEEVVLIGYGKQKKSDLTGSITAVSEKDFNKGAIVSADQLIAGKAPGVRITNAGGSPDSAPNIRIRGGSSFSANNNPLIVIDGVPLDTNNPAGVGNPLNLINPNDIESFSILKDASATAIYGNRGSNGVIIIKTKRGGGKLKINLSTNVSVGTVTRYIDVMNANEFTNFINQNYPNYNYLLGVGGNSANPTQSGTIYNTDWQKAIYRNSVSSDNNLNVSGSLFNKIPVRLSVGYNRTEGVIKTSDYERFSTGLNITPTFFDNHLKIDFSLKGLFSKLNAIDDGGAIGGAINMNPTLPIYQSQTGLTGDPFDRFGGYYQNTVLKGNQYLIQGQSNPLAILMQRQSPQKISKFLGNAEINYKFHFLPDLRAIVNLGLEASRSNLRTVYSDNAVATYRNPQNSIAPNDYVFSPGVDYAEHQNIVNQTMDAYLVYEKKYSGFLSHFLVQGGYSYQNFKNDGYKDQYRYDDVTGLRVPNPGTALNPNNRYYNVLNLQSFLGRANIDFYDKYLFTLNFRADASSLFQKGERWGYFPGAGFAWKVNKDFFNDSQNVKDLKLRLGWGRTGNADIVGVAGFYPSSPYFSIGGSNSQYFPGIGTYSALPFNPGLTWETTDTWNGGIDFSFFKQERLSGSIDVYQRKTTNLLAKVPLPVGQGLTNEFTTNVGSLENKGVELNLTVIPVKTENLNWSVSGNLGYNDSKILSLGDVSYFPDNSSTLPIGTGVKIANNAIGYQPYSAWVLQQVYDANGKPLDHVYVDRNGDGIINENDRYYKAIRPRWTYGFSTSLTYKNWDLNAAFRGQIGGLIYNTRKLAQGFKSYTVPQNSQNLNNVLTSTADSPFTLSDNLYFSDYFLEDASFLKLDNVTVGYLFKNVFKSTNVRVYASVNNVYTWTNYSGQDPENFTGIDNNFYPRPRTYTIGFNFNF
- a CDS encoding class I SAM-dependent methyltransferase, whose translation is MKDLMGRAIWDFYYDEDPKDLQTETSISELDELPVDYLFRDFEDMNDIEQKALELSKGKVLDIGAGAGSHSLYLQNERNLEVTALDISPKSIEVCKLRGIQKAVAENVLHFSGETFDTILLLMNGTGIFQSLNVIDIYLKKLYSLLNEKGQILIDSTDILYMFDRDEDGGVYIPAEGYYGELDYIVHYKGESEDPIKWLYLDFNTLKNAAENNGFKIEKILQDEDAYLARLTKK